A region from the Ptychodera flava strain L36383 chromosome 12, AS_Pfla_20210202, whole genome shotgun sequence genome encodes:
- the LOC139144637 gene encoding mitochondrial translation release factor in rescue-like gives MLRRILNSSLSREFFVTPTVASVSASSSQPLLFLMISRHLCYHGNRQVVSLSRYTSENGFMSRYTRYTVITTRGKKDSLQSKLVNFEEDEIERQFVRGSGPGGQATNKTSNCVILKHLPTGIVVKCHQTRSQTKNEEIARRILREKLDIHFKGEDSVIIQEKKKEEKKKQEKKRKSKIKLEKLRAFRASLQTDDN, from the exons ATGCTGAGAAGAATTTTAAATTCGAGCCTCTCCAGGGAATTTTTTGTAACGCCTACCGTGGCATCAGTTTCTGCATCATCATCGCAACCTCTTCTTTTTCTGATGATCTCGAGGCATCtttgttaccatggtaataGACAAGTAGTCAGTCTTTCAAGGTACACAAGTGAGAACGGTTTCATGTCCAGATACACCCGGTATACAGTAATCACAACGAGGGGTAAAAAGGACAGTCTTCAGAGCAAACTTGTGAACTTTGAGGAAGACGAAATTGAGAGACAGTTTGTCCGTGGCTCAGGTCCTGGTGGTCAAGCGACAAATAAAACTAGTAACTGCGTCATATTAAAACATCTTCCGACGGGAATTGTTGTTAAG TGCCATCAGACAAGATCTCAGACTAAAAATGAAGAAATCGCCAGAAGAATTCTCAGAGAAAAACTTGACATTCACTTCAAAGGTGAAGACAGTGTTATTATTcaagagaagaaaaaagaagagaaaaagaaacaagaaaagaaGAGGAAATCTAAGATCAAGTTGGAAAAACTCAGGGCTTTTAGAGCCAGTCTACAAACAGATGACAACTGA
- the LOC139144636 gene encoding uncharacterized protein, with the protein MPTCVCAVSCCSNNTRKLRLWKKFTCKKHQCNYGTGRCVCSPPFTLFPFPTEMKDPETRKVWTQIVCQNIPSRINWAPTRYDRVCSKHFPDGMPTAANPYPVQHLRDPDSKSVRRGRSRQPGMIESMELPEKMRKIDDEDLGRDSLDDDDLLDDSEDDVSDDSQEENDGKNPATPEDGDNTSDKKEEKEMEKEKTMDDDKLNESEKSDDVPAKERMQESLVSGKLETVQQDESPMDLISSSNSTPSTSKTNTISSDLKVESESCKMSDQQIDQQDPPVSEQSNLTSKESDDTPIDLTSSNAKDEKSDKSEKSTVLKEKLSVAMDIAQPINLKSNGEAKASSATVEKTNKQQTPLQKVFQSKHGHQGQQHSNSAPSSRSSTPVQSAGSLPRNTSFTMTPSMLGALQEPGQPSQSKYNELLSVIEDLGRDVRPTYSGSKTSMERLKRGITYARVLLQQCKVEVKRSARY; encoded by the exons ATGCCAACCTGTGTATGTGCAGTGTCGTGTTGTAGCAACAACACTAGAAAACTAAGATTATGGAAGAAATTCACTTGTAAGAAACACCAATGTAACTATGGTACCGGCAGATGTGTGTGTTCACCACCATTCACATTGTTTCCTTTTCCAACTGAAATGAAAGATCCAGAAACCAGAAAAGTGTGGACTCAAATCGTTTGTCAGAACATACCTTCTAGAATAAATTGGGCCCCTACTAGATATGATAGAGTTTGTTCCAAACATTTCCCAGATGGAATGCCAACCGCAGCTAATCCATATCCAGTGCAGCATCTCCGTGATCCTGATTCCAAATCCGTCAGAAGGGGGAGATCGAGACAACCAGGAATGATAGAATCCATGGAATTGCCAgaaaaaatgaggaaaatagATGATGAGGACCTTGGAAGAGACAgtcttgatgatgatgatctgtTGGATGATAGTGAAGATGATGTAAGTGATGATAGTCAGGAAGAGAATGATGGGAAAAATCCTGCTACTCCGGAAGATGGAGATAACACATCTGACAAGAAGGAAGAGAAAGAAATGGAGAAGGAAAAGACTATGGATGATGATAAACTGaatgaaagtgaaaaaagtgATGATGTCCCAGCCAAAGAAAGAATGCAGGAAAGTCTTGTGTCTGGAAAGTTGGAGACAGTTCAGCAAGATGAAAGTCCAATGGATCTGATATCAAGCAGCAACTCCACCCCATCAACATCCAAAACTAACACCATATCTTCTGACCTCAAAGTAGAGTCTGAAAGCTGTAAGATGAGTGATCAGCAAATAGATCAGCAAGATCCGCCGGTCAGTGAGCAAAGTAACCTGACAAGCAAAGAATCAGATGATACGCCCATTGACCTGACATCCAGTAATGCAAAAGATGAAAAATCAGATAAATCTGAAAAATCAACTGTCCTTAAAGAGAAATTATCTGTTGCTATGGATATTGCACAACCAATCAACTTAAAGTCTAATGGTGAAGCAAAGGCATCATCTGCTACAGtggagaaaacaaacaaacaacaaacaccctTGCAAAAGGTGTTTCAGTCAAAACACGGTCATCAGGGACAGCAGCATTCAAATA GTGCTCCGTCATCACGAAGCTCAACTCCAGTACAGTCTGCTGGATCATTACCTAGAAATACAAGTTTTACTATGACACCCAGCATGTTGGGGGCGCTGCAAGAACCAGGACAACCATCACAGAGCAAGTATAATGAACTGTTATCTGTCATTGAAGACTTGGGCAGGGATGTAAGACCAACCTATTCTGGAAGTAAAACTTCCATGGAAAGACTGAAGAGAG GTATCACCTATGCTAGGGTTCTACTACAACAATGTAAGGTTGAAGTCAAGAGAAGTGCAAGATATTGA